Part of the Bacillus sp. THAF10 genome is shown below.
AGGCGTTACGTAAGATTCCAATCCAGTATGCGAAAAAGTCAGCTGGACGTACACCTACTGGTGGAGGACACAACACACACTTACCATTAAAAGTGAATGCTGCAGGGGTAATTCCTGTTATCTTTGCCGTATCCTTTATCATTACACCACCGACAATCGCTTCATTCTTTGAACAGAATGCAGTAACAAGATGGATTATTAGTTCTTTTGACTATACAAATCCAATTGGTATGGTTGTCTACGTAGCTCTTATAATTGCCTTCACTTATTTCTACACATTTGTTCAGTCTAACCCTGAACAAATGGCAGAAAACTTAAAGAAACAAGGTGGGTATATACCGGGAATTCGTCCTGGTGTGAATACACAGGAATATTTGACAAAGATTATTTACCGACTTACTTTTGTTGGAGCTCTTTTCTTAGCAGCTATTTCTATCCTCCCAATTATCTTTATGAGCTTTGCCGGCCTACCTGCAGCAGTGCAGATTGGCGGAACTAGCTTACTTATCGTAGTAGGGGTAGCCCTTGAAACGATGAAACAGCTTGAAAGCCAATTAGTGAAGCGTCATTATAAAGGGTTTATCAAGTAATGAAGTAATTGGGATAGCTTTTATCCCAATGTACTTCTTAAAGATACTGAGGGGGCAAAAAGATGAATTTAGTTCTAATGGGACTTCCGGGTGCCGGTAAGGGTACTCAAGCAGAACGAATTGTCGAAAAGTACAATATCCCTCATATCTCTACTGGAGATATGTTTCGTGCTGCTATGAAGGAAGAAACTGAACTTGGCATGAAAGCTAAGTCTTTTATGGATCAAGGTCAGCTTGTTCCGGATGAAGTAACGATCGGTATCGTTCGTGAAAGATTAGAAAAAGAAGATTGCAAGGACGGCTTTTTATTAGACGGTTTTCCAAGAACAGTTCCTCAAGCAGAAGCTCTTGAAGAGATGCTTGCGGATATGGGAAGAAGCATTGATTACGTCATCAACGTGAATGTGGACCAAGGTATTCTTATGGAACGTTTAACAGGGCGCCGTATTTGTAAGGATTGTGGAGCAACTTACCACCTTGTGTTTAATCCACCAGCTAAAGAGGGTGTATGTGACAAGTGTGGCGGCGAATTGTATCAACGTGCAGATGACAACGAAGAAACAGTTGGTAACCGCCTTGAGGTAAACATGAAGCAATCCAAACCTTTACTAGACTTCTATGAGTCCAAAGGCTATCTTCGCAACATCAATGGCCAACAAGCTATTGAAACAGTATTCGCAGATATTGAAGAGCTACTTGGAGGTTATGCGAAATGATTATCTGTAAAACTCCACGTGAAATTGACATCATGAGAGAAGCAGGTAAGATTGTCGCTCTGACACATCAAGAGTTAAAGAAACATATTGTACCTGGTGTAACAACGAAGCAATTGGATGATATTGCAGAGAAATTCATCCGCAAACATGATGCAATTCCTTCGTTTAAAGGGTATAATGGTTTTCGCGGAAGTATCTGTGCATCCGTTAACGAAGAACTTGTTCATGGTATCCCCGGCGATCGTGTATTGAAAGACGGTGATATCATTAGCATAGATATCGGTGCTAAATATAATGGCTACCATGGTGACTCCGCTTGGACGTATGCCGTTGGTACAATTTCTGAAGAAACTCAAGCGTTGCTGGATGTTACGGAAAAGTCATTATATGAAGGCATTAAACAAGTAAAACCTGGCGCTCGTCTCTCTGATGTTTCCCATGCGATTCAAACGTATGCGGAAGGTCTCAATTTTTCAATTGTAAGAGAGTATGTAGGGCATGGAATTGGTCAAGACTTACATGAAGACCCGCAAATTCCACATTATGGACCTCCAAACAAAGGTCCACGTTTAAAACCTGGCATGGTCCTTGCGATTGAACCTATGGTCAATGCAGGCACCCGCTATGTAAAAACGTTGGCAGATGACTGGACTGTTGTCACTGTTGACGGAAAAATGTGTGCTCATTTTGAACATACGGTCGCTATTACAGATACAGGCTACGAGATCTTAACAAAAGTCTAATTGCTAATGTTATGATAACGTGTCTCCAGAAGTTCAGAGCAGTTGAAGGAAACAGGCCGTGTGACAAATAAAAAGCAGCGTTATACACTGACAAAGTTTGTCTATTCAGCTTGTTACTGATTTGAAGAAGGGAGAACTTAATAATGGCGAAGGACGATGTAATTGAAGTAGAAGGTACGGTCGTTGAGACTTTACCAAATGCTATGTTTAAAGTAGAATTGGAAAATGGTCATACAGTATTAGCCCATGTATCTGGGAAAATCCGTATGCACTTTATCCGAATCCTACCTGGAGACAAAGTAACAGTGGAGTTATCTCCATACGATCTAACACGCGGTAGAATTACGTATCGTTTTAAATAAACCTATTTTAGCACTCCGTACTACTAGGGAGGTAATATAAGATGAAAGTGAGACCATCGGTTAAACCGATTTGCGAAAAATGTAAAGTTATTCGTAGAAAAGGTAAAGTAATGGTTATTTGTGAAAACCCGAAACACAAACAAAAACAAGGATAACTTGAGGGAGGTGCGCATATATGGCACGTATTGCTGGTGTTGATGTTCCTCGCGACAAGCGCGTTGTAATTTCATTAACATACATTTTCGGTATTGGTCGTCCAACAGCTGAGAAAATCTTAGCAGAAGCTGGTGTTTCTGAAGATACTCGCGTTCGCGACTTAACGGAAGAAGAATTAGGAAAAATTCGTGATATCGTAGATAAAGTTAAAGTTGAGGGTGACCTTCGTCGTGAAGTATCTCTTAACATTAAACGTCTTATCGAAATCGGATGCTACCGTGGTCTTCGTCACCGTCGTGGTTTACCGGTTCGCGGTCAAAATACTAAAAACAACGCACGTACACGTAAAGGACCTCGTCGTACTGTAGCGAACAAGAAGAAATAATTTAAGTAGGTAAGGAGGTAAGAAATATGGCACGCAAAACTAATACACGTAAACGCCGTGTGAAAAAGAATGTAGAAACTGGTATCGCGCATATCCGTTCTACTTTCAACAACACGATCGTAACGATTACTGACTCTCACGGAAATGCTCTTGGATGGTCAAGTGCAGGTGCTCTAGGATTCAAAGGTTCTCGTAAATCTACTCCTTTCGCAGCGCAAATGGCAGCTGAAACTGCAGCTAAATCTGGTATGGAGCATGGTTTGAAAACTCTTGAAGTTACAGTAAAAGGCCCTGGTGCTGGTCGTGAAGCAGCAATTCGTGCTTTACAAGCAGCTGGTCTTGAAGTAACAGCAATCAGAGACGTAACCCCAGTACCTCACAACGGTTGCCGTCCACCAAAACGTCGCCGTGTTTAATTTGTCTGTATAGAAATTGTATACATGTCAATAATGGCTGATGATACAGTATAATTTATACAGATAAGTTAAATGTTGTTGTTGTGCACAATCGGGACATACCTATGGGGAATTTCGGTTAGACATTCATTGTCTATCCGGGGTTTCGACGTTTTGAAGGAGGGTTATGAATGTTAGAAATTGAAAAACCAAAAATCGAAACGGTTGAAATCAGCGATGACGCCAACTACGGTAAATTCGTCGTCGAGCCACTTGAGCGTGGATATGGAACAACTTTGGGTAACTCCTTACGTCGTATTCTTTTATCCTCACTTCCTGGTGCCGCTGTTACATCTATCCAAATAGATGGTGTACTGCATGAGTTCTCAACAATTGAAGGCGTCGTAGAAGATGTTACAACAGTTATTTTGAACGTTAAGAAGCTAGCTTTAAAGATTTACTCAGATGATGAGAAAACGTTAGAGATTGATGTACAAGGCGAAGGTGCTGTAACAGCTGCTGACATTACACATGACAGTGATGTTGAAATCCTAAACCCTGACCTTCATATCGCAACGTTAGCGAAAGATGCTCATCTCCGTATCCGTTTCACTGCTAAGCGCGGTCGCGGATATGTACCAGCAGTCGGAAACAAGCGTGAAGATCAACCAATTGGTGTGATTCCGATTGATTCCATCTTTACTCCAGTTTCCCGCGTTTCTTATTATGTTGAAAATACTCGTGTAGGCCAAGTGACGAACTATGACAAGCTTACATTGGATGTATGGACAGACGGCAGTAACGGCCCACAAGAAGCGGTAGCACTTGGGGCAAAGATTTTAACTGAGCACTTAAATATATTTGTAGGTTTAACAGATGAGGCACAAAACGCGGAAATCATGGTAGAAAAAGAAGAAGATCAGAAGGAAAAAGTTCTTGAGATGACTATCGAAGAACTAGACTTATCTGTTCGTTCTTACAACTGCCTGAAGCGTGCTGGCATCAACACTGTTCAAGAACTAGCAAATAAAACAGAAGAAGATATGATGAAAGTTCGTAACTTAGGCCGTAAATCTCTTGAAGAAGTCAAGCATAAATTAGAAGAGCTTGGACTTGGCCTGCGTAAAGATGACTAGTTTTTATAAGGAAAACTAGGCATCTTTATGTGTTTGAACGTTTCATGACTTTCTACAGAAGGAGGGAACATCAACATGGGATACAGAAAATTAGGTCGTACTAGCGCGCAACGTAAAGCAATGTTACGTGACTTAACAACTGACTTGATCATCAGCGAGCGCATTGAAACTACAGAAGCACGTGCGAAAGAATTACGTTCTTTAGTAGAAAAAATGATTACTCTTGGTAAACGTGGTGACTTACACGCACGTCGTCAAGCTGCTTCTTATGTTCGTCATGAAGTTGCGAACGAAGAAAATGGTCAAGACGCAGTTCAAAAATTATTCGCTGACATCGCTCCACGTTACGAAGAGCGTCAAGGTGGATACACTCGTATCATGAAGGTTGGACCTCGTCGTGGTGACGGAGCTCCAATGGTAATTATTGAACTTGTATAATTTTAATCTGTTGAGATAGTTGTTTAAAAGTACGGTATCGTCTTTTGAAACTTTCAATCAGTCAAATAAGGGCGGACAGTTGTAATGACTGATCTTTGCCCTTTATTTTTTTGCTTAAAACTTGTATAACACCGCTGTTGATTTCCGCAAAAGGCTAAACTTTCCGCGGGGCGATCTTGAGCCTCCTCGGCTTCGCCTGTGGGGTATCAAGATTGTCGCTCTATTCCCGCAGGACAAGGAAAGCTGCGGCAGCGATACCTCGCACGCAGAAAATGCTCGCATTTTCAAGGAGTCTACGCCTTTTGCTACAATCCACAGCTAGAAACTCATTTTCAACATTTCATTATTATCATAATTTCAAAAATCAGAAGAGAATGTAGTTGAGTAGAGAGGAGTATGTTGGTGTATGAGCATCTTAGAGGTAAAAGACTTGCACTTCCGCTATGCGAACCAAGAAGAAGACACCTTAAAAAACTTAAGCTTTACGATAGAGCATGGACAATGGACAGCCATTGTAGGTCATAACGGCTCAGGAAAATCAACCTTGGCTCGCATTCTTAATGGTCTACAGCTTCCTACAGAAGGGGAAGTGACTGTGCAGGGGATAAAGCTTACTGAAGAATCCATATGGGATATTAGAAGACAAGTTGGAATGGTCTTTCAAAATCCTGATAACCAGTTTGTCGGTTCTACGGTGGAGGACGATGTTGCGTTTGGTTTAGAAAATATTGGCGTCCCAAGAACAGAAATGGTATCCCGCGTCGAGGAAGGAATCCGAAAAGTAGGGATGGAATCTTTTTTAACCCAAGAGCCACATCAGCTCTCAGGTGGACAAAAACAACGGGTCGCCATCGCAGGTTTAATTGCTCTAAGACCATCTATCATTATCCTCGATGAAGCAACAAGTATGTTAGATCCGATTGGGCGGAAGGAAGTCATGGAAACCATGGAGGACCTCAGAAAAAATGAAGGTGTGACGGTTGTTTCCATTACCCATGATTTAGAAGAGGCAGCAAGAGCTGACCGTATGATTGTGTTAAATGGTGGGGAAATTTTTGCAGAAGGCACTCCAGACCAAGTGTTTCTGTTAGGAGATAAGCTTGTGGAAATTGGGCTGGATTTACCGTTCCCGATTGTGCTTGCCCATAAATTAATAGAAAAGGGGATAGAGTTTCCTTCGATTCCCACAAACAAGGAAAGGCTGTTGGATGAGCTATGCAAATTACAATCAAAGAGTTAGAACACCGCTATCAGGCCAACACGCCATTTGAGAGAATGGCCTTGTTTGATGTAAATCTTATCATCCCTGACAAGTCTTATACAGCCGTTATTGGTCACACAGGCTCAGGAAAATCTACCTTTCTACAGCATCTTAATGGTCTGCTCCGACCGACGAAAGGCTCGCTACAGCTTGGTGATATTACGCTGGAAGCAAACAAAAAGGAAAAAAATATCAAGTCCCTCCGTAAGCGCGTAGGGATCGTCTTTCAATTCCCTGAGCATCAACTATTTGAAGAAACCGTATTGAAGGATGTTTGCTTTGGTCCAATCAATTTCGGTGTGCCGGAGGACGAAGCAAACAAGCGGGCACGAGAAGCCTTGCAAAAGGTTGGATTGCCGGAGCGTTACTTCGAATCCTCTCCATTTGATTTAAGCGGAGGACAAATGCGACGAGTGGCGATTGCAGGAGTGCTTGCGATGAAGCCAGAAGTCATTGTTTTAGATGAGCCAACAGCAGGTCTCGATCCAAGAGGTCGCAAAGAAATCATGGACCTATTCTATTCCTTGCATAAGGAGCAGGGCT
Proteins encoded:
- the infA gene encoding translation initiation factor IF-1 gives rise to the protein MAKDDVIEVEGTVVETLPNAMFKVELENGHTVLAHVSGKIRMHFIRILPGDKVTVELSPYDLTRGRITYRFK
- the map gene encoding type I methionyl aminopeptidase, with translation MIICKTPREIDIMREAGKIVALTHQELKKHIVPGVTTKQLDDIAEKFIRKHDAIPSFKGYNGFRGSICASVNEELVHGIPGDRVLKDGDIISIDIGAKYNGYHGDSAWTYAVGTISEETQALLDVTEKSLYEGIKQVKPGARLSDVSHAIQTYAEGLNFSIVREYVGHGIGQDLHEDPQIPHYGPPNKGPRLKPGMVLAIEPMVNAGTRYVKTLADDWTVVTVDGKMCAHFEHTVAITDTGYEILTKV
- a CDS encoding adenylate kinase; protein product: MNLVLMGLPGAGKGTQAERIVEKYNIPHISTGDMFRAAMKEETELGMKAKSFMDQGQLVPDEVTIGIVRERLEKEDCKDGFLLDGFPRTVPQAEALEEMLADMGRSIDYVINVNVDQGILMERLTGRRICKDCGATYHLVFNPPAKEGVCDKCGGELYQRADDNEETVGNRLEVNMKQSKPLLDFYESKGYLRNINGQQAIETVFADIEELLGGYAK
- a CDS encoding DNA-directed RNA polymerase subunit alpha, whose amino-acid sequence is MLEIEKPKIETVEISDDANYGKFVVEPLERGYGTTLGNSLRRILLSSLPGAAVTSIQIDGVLHEFSTIEGVVEDVTTVILNVKKLALKIYSDDEKTLEIDVQGEGAVTAADITHDSDVEILNPDLHIATLAKDAHLRIRFTAKRGRGYVPAVGNKREDQPIGVIPIDSIFTPVSRVSYYVENTRVGQVTNYDKLTLDVWTDGSNGPQEAVALGAKILTEHLNIFVGLTDEAQNAEIMVEKEEDQKEKVLEMTIEELDLSVRSYNCLKRAGINTVQELANKTEEDMMKVRNLGRKSLEEVKHKLEELGLGLRKDD
- the rpsM gene encoding 30S ribosomal protein S13 — protein: MARIAGVDVPRDKRVVISLTYIFGIGRPTAEKILAEAGVSEDTRVRDLTEEELGKIRDIVDKVKVEGDLRREVSLNIKRLIEIGCYRGLRHRRGLPVRGQNTKNNARTRKGPRRTVANKKK
- the rpsK gene encoding 30S ribosomal protein S11; protein product: MARKTNTRKRRVKKNVETGIAHIRSTFNNTIVTITDSHGNALGWSSAGALGFKGSRKSTPFAAQMAAETAAKSGMEHGLKTLEVTVKGPGAGREAAIRALQAAGLEVTAIRDVTPVPHNGCRPPKRRRV
- the rpmJ gene encoding 50S ribosomal protein L36, with translation MKVRPSVKPICEKCKVIRRKGKVMVICENPKHKQKQG
- a CDS encoding energy-coupling factor ABC transporter ATP-binding protein — encoded protein: MSILEVKDLHFRYANQEEDTLKNLSFTIEHGQWTAIVGHNGSGKSTLARILNGLQLPTEGEVTVQGIKLTEESIWDIRRQVGMVFQNPDNQFVGSTVEDDVAFGLENIGVPRTEMVSRVEEGIRKVGMESFLTQEPHQLSGGQKQRVAIAGLIALRPSIIILDEATSMLDPIGRKEVMETMEDLRKNEGVTVVSITHDLEEAARADRMIVLNGGEIFAEGTPDQVFLLGDKLVEIGLDLPFPIVLAHKLIEKGIEFPSIPTNKERLLDELCKLQSKS
- a CDS encoding energy-coupling factor ABC transporter ATP-binding protein, with protein sequence MQITIKELEHRYQANTPFERMALFDVNLIIPDKSYTAVIGHTGSGKSTFLQHLNGLLRPTKGSLQLGDITLEANKKEKNIKSLRKRVGIVFQFPEHQLFEETVLKDVCFGPINFGVPEDEANKRAREALQKVGLPERYFESSPFDLSGGQMRRVAIAGVLAMKPEVIVLDEPTAGLDPRGRKEIMDLFYSLHKEQGLTTILVTHSMDDAAKYADSIVVFNKGTIEMKGTPKEVFSQAKKLQRLGLDVPETVVFMQELKDRTGTESAEVSLNIDELVEQIVFQLQKGEDR
- the rplQ gene encoding 50S ribosomal protein L17 yields the protein MGYRKLGRTSAQRKAMLRDLTTDLIISERIETTEARAKELRSLVEKMITLGKRGDLHARRQAASYVRHEVANEENGQDAVQKLFADIAPRYEERQGGYTRIMKVGPRRGDGAPMVIIELV